A region from the Halomonas piscis genome encodes:
- the sauS gene encoding acylating sulfoacetaldehyde dehydrogenase — MSNMTLQQDASSEAQDIVAGLMERARTAQEQFARYTQEEVDEVVTAVAWALVHPGRNEAISRMAVETTGLGNVNDKITKNQRKTMGLLRDLRQAKSVGVIQELPELGLVEIARPVGVVGAVVPSTNPAATPTNKTINALKGGNAIILAPSPKGQQVCAELLEYMHAELDRVGAPRDLIQQLPAPVSKATTYELMNQVDLVVVTGSQNNVRSAYSSGTPAIGVGAGNVPVIIDDSADLKEAARKIAASKTFDYATSCSSENSLVILDGVYDSAIAALEQSGGAMLTAEEKQQLEAAMWEEGNLSRHVIARSAPEIARLAGLTRPALENAAFLMVAEDQVGKEHPFSGEKLSPVLAVYRVEDFDAAFTQTHRLLDHQGKGHSCGIHTEDESHIQRLGLEMPVCRVIVNQAHAFACGGNFDNGLPFSLSMGCGTWGENSISENLNYRHYLNITRIARTIPVDEPSMDELFGGYLSRYGLASS; from the coding sequence ATGAGTAACATGACATTGCAGCAGGATGCGTCATCCGAGGCGCAGGACATCGTGGCCGGCCTGATGGAGCGTGCCCGCACCGCTCAGGAGCAGTTTGCCCGGTACACTCAGGAGGAAGTCGATGAGGTGGTGACGGCCGTTGCCTGGGCGCTGGTGCATCCCGGACGCAACGAAGCCATCTCCCGGATGGCGGTCGAAACCACCGGGCTGGGTAACGTCAACGACAAGATCACCAAGAATCAGCGCAAGACGATGGGCCTGCTGCGCGATCTCAGGCAGGCCAAAAGCGTGGGCGTGATTCAGGAGCTGCCCGAGCTCGGACTGGTTGAAATTGCCCGGCCGGTAGGGGTGGTCGGTGCCGTTGTGCCCTCGACCAACCCGGCGGCTACGCCGACCAACAAAACCATCAACGCCCTCAAGGGCGGCAACGCCATCATCCTGGCCCCCTCGCCCAAGGGACAGCAGGTATGCGCCGAGCTTCTGGAGTATATGCACGCCGAGCTTGACCGGGTCGGCGCGCCCCGCGATCTGATACAGCAGCTGCCGGCGCCGGTCAGCAAGGCAACCACCTATGAGCTGATGAACCAGGTGGACCTGGTGGTCGTTACCGGCTCACAAAACAACGTGCGCTCCGCCTATTCCAGCGGCACTCCGGCGATCGGTGTCGGGGCGGGTAACGTGCCCGTGATCATCGACGATTCGGCCGACCTTAAGGAGGCGGCGCGCAAGATTGCCGCCTCAAAGACCTTTGACTACGCCACCAGCTGCTCGTCGGAAAACAGCCTGGTGATCCTCGACGGCGTTTACGATTCGGCCATTGCGGCACTTGAACAAAGCGGCGGCGCGATGCTTACCGCCGAAGAGAAACAGCAGCTGGAAGCGGCGATGTGGGAAGAGGGTAACCTCAGCCGACATGTCATTGCCCGTTCTGCTCCCGAGATTGCCCGGCTGGCGGGGCTGACGCGTCCGGCGCTGGAAAACGCGGCTTTCCTGATGGTCGCGGAGGACCAGGTTGGCAAGGAGCATCCCTTTTCGGGGGAAAAGCTCTCTCCGGTGCTGGCGGTGTATCGCGTTGAGGATTTCGATGCGGCCTTTACCCAGACCCACCGTCTGCTGGACCACCAGGGCAAGGGACACTCGTGCGGTATTCACACCGAAGACGAGTCCCATATCCAGCGCCTGGGGCTTGAGATGCCGGTCTGTCGCGTCATTGTGAACCAGGCCCATGCCTTTGCCTGCGGCGGTAATTTTGATAACGGCTTGCCGTTTTCGCTTTCCATGGGCTGCGGTACCTGGGGGGAAAACAGCATTTCGGAAAACCTCAACTACCGGCATTACCTCAATATCACTCGTATCGCCCGTACCATTCCCGTCGATGAGCCGTCCATGGATGAGCTCTTCGGCGGCTACCTGAGTCGTTATGGGCTTGCCAGTTCCTGA
- a CDS encoding AMP-binding protein: protein MTIQDAIRRWASDSGDRAFLVSPENNETLTFLQLDERLAQMAAQLDAMGIGAGEHVAILMDNGQWTATLLLALMASGRVAVPLNAIAGDSQLEYVLDHCDADLVFASPAHEERAAQLTGRVERSIRVIPTCPDRGPSWETSADAGTASLPAVDPDDTALLMYTSGTTGKPKGVMLSHRNVIAGGMNTVEAHTLSREDRGLCVLPLYHINAEIVTLIAPLISGGSVVMPHRFSTRAFWELIREQHCTWFSVVPTIVTYLLEQANNEDPGVRDNPDFSRVRFGRSASSALPVATHKAFEEAFGIPLIETMGLTETAAQILSNPLPPFQTRYGSPGVAYRNKVKVVTENGEEARRGEVGELVVQGDNVMQGYYKNPEATQESLDEEGWFYTGDLGYQDDEDFFFITGRLKELIIKGGENIAPREIDETLLRHPAILEAAAFAIDDAHYGQDIMASVVLKHNQEVSGEELTEFCQGEIGKFKTPREVLFVQWLPKGPSGKVQRLSIADMLDDLKQSPDMVADNR from the coding sequence ATGACCATTCAAGATGCGATTCGCCGCTGGGCCTCCGATAGCGGAGACAGAGCCTTTCTGGTGTCTCCAGAAAATAACGAGACGCTAACTTTCCTGCAGCTTGACGAGCGCCTTGCCCAGATGGCGGCCCAGCTCGATGCCATGGGCATCGGGGCGGGTGAGCACGTGGCGATTCTCATGGACAACGGCCAGTGGACGGCCACGCTGCTGCTGGCGCTAATGGCCAGCGGGCGCGTGGCGGTACCGCTCAACGCCATTGCCGGCGACAGCCAGCTTGAGTACGTGCTGGATCACTGCGATGCCGATCTCGTGTTCGCCTCGCCGGCGCATGAGGAGCGGGCCGCTCAGCTTACCGGCCGGGTCGAACGGTCGATCCGGGTTATTCCGACCTGTCCGGATCGCGGGCCGAGCTGGGAAACCAGCGCGGACGCCGGTACGGCGTCCCTGCCGGCCGTCGATCCCGACGATACTGCCTTGCTGATGTACACGTCGGGCACCACCGGCAAGCCCAAGGGCGTCATGCTCAGCCACCGCAACGTGATCGCCGGCGGCATGAATACGGTAGAAGCGCACACCCTTTCCCGGGAGGATCGGGGGCTATGCGTGCTGCCGCTGTATCATATCAATGCCGAGATCGTGACATTGATCGCGCCGCTGATCAGCGGGGGCAGCGTGGTAATGCCGCACCGCTTCAGTACCCGTGCCTTCTGGGAGCTGATTCGCGAACAGCACTGCACCTGGTTCAGCGTGGTGCCCACCATTGTGACCTATCTACTGGAGCAGGCGAATAACGAGGATCCCGGGGTTCGGGACAACCCCGACTTTTCCCGGGTACGCTTCGGCCGTTCGGCGTCGTCGGCGCTGCCCGTTGCCACGCACAAGGCATTCGAAGAGGCCTTTGGCATACCGCTGATAGAAACCATGGGCCTGACCGAAACGGCAGCCCAGATCCTTTCCAACCCCTTGCCGCCTTTCCAGACAAGGTACGGTTCACCGGGCGTTGCCTACCGCAACAAGGTCAAGGTCGTCACCGAGAACGGCGAAGAAGCCAGGCGCGGCGAAGTCGGGGAGCTGGTGGTTCAGGGCGATAACGTGATGCAGGGCTACTACAAGAACCCCGAGGCGACCCAGGAGTCGCTGGATGAGGAGGGCTGGTTTTATACCGGCGACCTTGGCTATCAGGACGACGAGGATTTCTTCTTTATTACCGGCCGGCTCAAGGAGCTGATCATCAAGGGCGGCGAAAATATTGCGCCCCGGGAAATCGATGAAACCCTGCTCAGGCATCCGGCGATTCTGGAAGCTGCCGCCTTTGCCATCGACGATGCGCATTACGGTCAGGACATCATGGCGAGCGTGGTTCTCAAGCACAACCAGGAGGTAAGCGGAGAAGAGCTGACCGAGTTTTGCCAGGGGGAAATCGGCAAGTTCAAGACGCCCAGAGAGGTCCTGTTTGTACAGTGGCTGCCCAAGGGGCCGTCCGGCAAGGTCCAGCGGCTCAGCATTGCCGACATGCTCGATGACCTGAAGCAGAGCCCGGATATGGTTGCCGACAACCGGTGA
- a CDS encoding universal stress protein: MQFNIQRILYATDLGPHGPKVFRCAIGLAEKFGAAIHVLHVIEDPAILRNNVAERYISSSVLGTYRGTAFDEAVSEIEKRLESFSLSALEAEDSQGARVAEIRVLAGRPGRTILNEAERIDADCIVLGTHRYSGVSDMIIGSVARKVTLKTPRPVFLFPV, encoded by the coding sequence ATGCAGTTCAATATCCAACGTATTCTGTATGCGACTGACCTCGGGCCGCACGGTCCCAAGGTCTTTCGCTGCGCCATAGGGCTGGCTGAAAAATTTGGTGCAGCAATTCATGTGCTTCACGTCATTGAGGATCCTGCCATTCTGCGAAACAACGTGGCCGAACGCTATATTTCGAGTTCCGTCTTGGGTACCTATCGCGGTACGGCCTTTGACGAAGCCGTTAGCGAGATAGAAAAACGGCTGGAGAGTTTTAGCCTGTCAGCGCTGGAGGCGGAGGATTCCCAGGGGGCAAGAGTGGCTGAAATCAGGGTGCTGGCCGGCCGCCCCGGGCGTACCATCCTCAACGAGGCGGAGCGTATAGATGCCGACTGCATCGTGCTGGGGACGCACCGCTATTCGGGAGTGAGCGACATGATCATTGGCTCAGTGGCAAGAAAAGTCACGCTCAAGACGCCGCGGCCGGTCTTTCTCTTTCCCGTCTGA
- a CDS encoding Bug family tripartite tricarboxylate transporter substrate binding protein: MKNKRQLKIVKTLVGIVSGSSLLMMGSLASAAEDFPTQPLNMVVSYSAGGATDFQARIASSKSEQYLGEPTAIVNRPGAGGQVGWNYLVQKGKQDGYDIAAYNVPHFIAQSLMYDTHYSIDNLEPIANWGADPAVLIVGKDSQFDTVDELVNYAEENPGKVTMSGAGLFVGHHIAAVQLENAADIDLQYIPTSGGVDALRLVVGGQVMAGFNNLSDAYRNQDRLKILGVADTERHSDFLPDVPTFQESGYEVDDSSVNMRGVMAPSGVSEERLDVLSEKFVEMFNDEEIQAKLKKGGAPMRVMDREELKEMWKERKAYLDELFEGFDVEEIKEES, encoded by the coding sequence ATGAAAAACAAACGCCAACTAAAGATAGTGAAAACCCTCGTGGGTATCGTCTCAGGCAGCTCGCTGTTGATGATGGGAAGTCTGGCATCCGCCGCCGAGGACTTTCCAACGCAGCCGCTGAACATGGTTGTTTCCTATTCGGCCGGCGGCGCCACTGATTTCCAGGCGCGTATTGCCAGCTCTAAATCGGAGCAGTACCTGGGCGAGCCGACTGCGATCGTCAACCGCCCGGGCGCCGGCGGCCAGGTAGGCTGGAACTATCTGGTCCAGAAAGGGAAGCAGGACGGCTATGACATAGCGGCGTATAACGTCCCCCATTTTATTGCGCAGTCCCTGATGTATGACACCCATTACAGCATCGACAATCTCGAGCCGATCGCTAACTGGGGGGCCGACCCGGCCGTTCTGATTGTGGGAAAGGATAGCCAGTTCGATACGGTCGATGAGCTGGTCAACTATGCCGAAGAGAACCCCGGCAAGGTGACGATGTCCGGTGCCGGCCTCTTTGTGGGCCACCATATTGCCGCGGTACAGCTGGAAAACGCTGCCGATATCGACCTGCAGTACATTCCCACTTCGGGGGGCGTCGACGCTTTGCGCCTCGTCGTTGGCGGCCAGGTCATGGCAGGTTTCAACAATCTCTCGGATGCCTATCGTAACCAGGATCGTCTAAAAATTCTGGGCGTTGCCGACACGGAACGGCACAGCGATTTCCTTCCCGACGTACCGACTTTTCAGGAGTCCGGCTACGAGGTCGACGATTCCAGTGTCAACATGCGTGGCGTCATGGCGCCATCCGGTGTCTCTGAAGAGCGTCTCGATGTGCTCTCCGAGAAGTTTGTGGAAATGTTCAACGATGAAGAAATCCAGGCCAAGCTCAAGAAAGGCGGGGCTCCCATGCGAGTCATGGATCGTGAGGAGCTAAAAGAGATGTGGAAGGAGCGTAAGGCTTATCTGGATGAGCTGTTTGAAGGCTTTGATGTCGAAGAGATAAAGGAAGAGAGCTGA
- a CDS encoding tripartite tricarboxylate transporter TctB family protein encodes MTSVKRHLTSLVTLLIALGLVAASYWPSESGYEFPQIIAIVTAAISAIHLLVTIATRKAHRTESAEAVIPWAGIIPVLLILGGLLLVAERLGFFVTSFMAFSLIAVLYTPGPWSWRRVIRGCAISAIFMGALYAIFVLLLEVQVPKGALI; translated from the coding sequence ATGACTTCCGTGAAGCGTCACCTGACATCCCTTGTCACCTTGCTCATTGCCCTTGGTCTGGTAGCAGCTTCTTACTGGCCGTCGGAGTCCGGGTATGAGTTTCCGCAAATCATTGCCATCGTGACTGCCGCTATTTCAGCGATTCACTTGCTGGTGACGATAGCCACCAGAAAAGCGCACCGGACCGAATCCGCGGAAGCCGTTATTCCCTGGGCCGGAATTATACCTGTCCTGCTGATTCTCGGCGGTCTCCTGTTGGTTGCCGAGCGGCTGGGTTTTTTCGTGACCTCCTTCATGGCCTTCTCGTTAATCGCTGTGCTTTATACGCCGGGGCCATGGAGTTGGCGCCGAGTTATCCGCGGCTGTGCTATTTCAGCCATTTTCATGGGAGCGCTGTATGCCATCTTCGTTCTGTTGCTGGAAGTGCAGGTGCCAAAGGGAGCGCTGATATAA
- a CDS encoding tripartite tricarboxylate transporter permease: MELFEYLPQVLSGWNLVILVAGTVVGLLLGATPGLSPTMAVALLIPFTFQMDATSGLILLGVLYTSTVAGGAVSAILVNIPGAPANIATMLDGHPMAKKGRATEALHYCFISSGVGGIIGVLVLIFFTPVLVGFALSFGPSELFWTAILGITVIGSLGSSSVLKGLIAGAFGIWIALIGFNPVAGTERFVFTEHLQGGVTIIPALIGLFAIPQVFQMIEMARQGRAGETFGMEQRPVWASVVYNLSKVRALGIGSVIGTLVGLIPGAGGQIAGLIAYDQTKKFSPDSEAFGQGEPEGVVASESANNSMVGASLVPMLSLGIPGSPTAAVLLGGLLIQGLFPGPDLFTEHAPVAWTFMGALLVSQVLLVIFGLYISRFSKYIIRIPKHYMAAAVAILAVFGTYSVQNSVSDVYIMMTMGVAMYFATWFGFSPGPVVLGIILGPIAETNFLQGEMIAQAMGGTAQYFLTGNINILLISLCVLSIGYSIFAEYRTKAKRRSQETGRTIGVQS; this comes from the coding sequence GTGGAATTATTTGAGTACCTACCTCAGGTGTTGAGCGGCTGGAATCTCGTGATTCTTGTTGCCGGTACAGTCGTGGGACTGCTGCTTGGTGCTACCCCGGGGCTGAGTCCGACCATGGCGGTGGCATTGCTCATCCCCTTCACTTTCCAGATGGATGCTACCTCTGGCCTTATACTACTGGGCGTTCTGTATACCTCGACGGTAGCAGGTGGGGCAGTCAGCGCCATTCTGGTCAATATTCCGGGCGCTCCGGCCAATATAGCGACCATGCTCGACGGCCACCCGATGGCCAAAAAAGGCCGTGCTACCGAGGCCCTCCACTACTGCTTCATCAGCTCCGGCGTGGGCGGCATAATCGGCGTGCTGGTGCTGATCTTCTTTACGCCGGTGCTGGTAGGGTTTGCGCTGAGTTTTGGCCCCTCGGAGCTGTTCTGGACCGCGATCCTGGGCATTACGGTTATCGGTTCACTGGGCAGCAGTTCGGTTCTGAAAGGCTTGATCGCCGGGGCTTTCGGGATCTGGATTGCGCTGATCGGCTTTAATCCGGTCGCGGGAACCGAGCGTTTCGTATTCACCGAACATCTCCAGGGCGGCGTGACGATCATTCCGGCCCTGATCGGCCTGTTTGCCATTCCTCAAGTGTTTCAGATGATCGAGATGGCCAGGCAGGGCCGTGCTGGCGAGACCTTCGGCATGGAGCAAAGGCCGGTCTGGGCATCGGTTGTTTATAACCTGTCGAAAGTGCGCGCATTAGGTATCGGCAGCGTCATCGGTACCCTGGTGGGGCTGATTCCCGGCGCTGGAGGGCAGATAGCAGGGCTGATTGCCTATGACCAGACAAAAAAGTTTTCCCCGGATTCCGAGGCTTTTGGTCAGGGTGAGCCGGAAGGGGTGGTGGCCTCGGAAAGTGCCAACAACTCCATGGTTGGGGCTTCACTGGTTCCCATGCTGTCGCTGGGAATCCCGGGGAGTCCGACCGCGGCAGTACTGCTGGGTGGCCTTCTGATTCAGGGGCTGTTTCCCGGGCCGGATTTGTTTACAGAACATGCGCCGGTGGCCTGGACGTTCATGGGCGCGCTGCTGGTAAGTCAGGTCTTGCTGGTGATCTTCGGCCTTTATATCAGCCGGTTCAGTAAATACATCATTCGAATTCCCAAGCACTACATGGCAGCCGCCGTGGCGATTCTGGCAGTGTTCGGTACCTATAGCGTGCAAAACAGCGTGTCGGACGTCTACATCATGATGACCATGGGAGTGGCGATGTACTTTGCTACCTGGTTTGGGTTTAGCCCCGGTCCGGTAGTGCTGGGCATCATACTTGGGCCGATTGCCGAAACCAATTTCCTGCAAGGCGAGATGATCGCTCAGGCGATGGGCGGCACGGCCCAATACTTTCTCACCGGCAATATCAATATATTGCTGATAAGTCTCTGCGTTCTTTCCATCGGCTACAGTATCTTTGCCGAATATAGAACCAAGGCCAAGAGGCGTAGTCAGGAAACTGGTCGTACTATAGGAGTGCAGTCATGA